CTTGCCGGACTTGGTCGAGCAGGCCTGCTGGTACTTCTTGATGTTGTCCACGAAGACCTTCTCCTGCTCCGGAGTGGTCGGGCTGGAGTCGGAGGCGTAGTAGGCGTCCAACTGCTTGTCGTTCTCGCAGCGGACGGGCGCGCTGCGGCCGACCCCGCGGGGGTCGAAGCTGACCAGGTCGTACCGCTGTCGCAGGCCGTCGTACTCCTTGGCGGCGCCGGGCAGGGTGGTGATGCCCGATCCGCCGGGACCGCCGAAGTTGAAGACGAGGGAACCGATCCGCTTGTCCTGATCGCGGGCCTTGGCCCGGATCAGCGCCAGAGGAATCGTTTCTCCTTCGGGCTTGGCGTAGTCGAGGGGGACGTCCAACGTGGCGCACTGCCAGTCCTTGCCCGGAGCCTGCCCACCGCCCTCGGCGGCGGTGGGGGGATCGCAGTCACCCCACTTCAGGGACGTGGCGCCCGAGGCACTGCCGCCCCCGGTCTTCTTGTCCTTGCTCCCGTCGTCGGAACAGGCGCTGGTGCTGACCAGCGCGGCGGCGAGGGCGGCGGCAGCGGTGACCCGCAGGGCGTTTCTCGGCATGCACCCCATCCTGTGCGCGAACGGGCCGGTCCGCGCGTGCGATGAGCCAACCGGGTGGGGCGCCGATCGGCGCCGCTTCCCGCCGCCGGGGTGTCCGCCGAACGGCGGCCGGGGCCGCCCGGGCGCGGTCAGGCGCCGCTCAGGATCCGCTTCGCCGCCGCGCGCCCCGTGGCCACGCAGGCCGCGACGCCCACGCCCTCGTACGCCGCCCCGCACAGGGCGAGCCCCGGCAGCTTGCCGGCGGCCTTCCGGATGCGGACGACGCGCTCGCGGTGGCCCACGCCGTACTGGGGCAGCCCCCGGTCCCAGCGGGTCACCCGGGCCGCGAGGGGCTCGCCCATCGGGCCCACCGCGCGGTGGAGGTCCGAGACGGCGGCGCGGATCAGGTGCCGGTCGGGGCGGGCGAGCGGTTCGGCCTCCCCGACCCGGCCGATCGAGGCCCGCAGGACGAAGGTCTCGGGGGAGGCCTCGCGCAGCCAGGACCACTTGTTGGAGAGGAACGAGGCGGCCTTCAGGGTGTGGCCGTCCGTCGGCGGGACCAGGAAACCGTTGCCCTCGGGCAGCAGGTTCGCCCGGGCGCGGGAGAACGCCATGGTGATGACGGCCGTCGAGGCGTACGGGACGGCCGCGAGTTCCGCCTCGGCCAAGGGCGAGTGCGGGCGCAGCAGTTCCGCCGCCGCGAAGGCGGGGAGCGCGAGCACCACGGCGTCCGCCTCCATCGTCAGCACCCCGTCGTCCGTGACGGCCCGTACCCGCCAGCGGTCACCCGCGATCCGGTCCAGGGAGCGGGCGGTGGTTCCGGTGAGGACGCGGGCCCCGCAGGCCCGGGCGACGGCCTCGGGGAAGCGCCCGGCGCCGCCGACCACGCCGTGGACGGCCACGACCGGCGGGCGCGGGGCGCCGGCCGTCCTCAGCCGGCGCAGCGCGGGCAGCAGCGGGGCGCCCTGTTCGGCCAGGGCCGCGATCCGGGGCAGGGCCGCGTGCAGTGAGAGCCGGTCGGCGCGGCCCGCGTAGACGCCGCCCAGCAGGGGCTCGACCAGGCGGTCCACGACCTCCCGGCCGAACCGCGCCGAGAGGTACTCGGCGACCGAGCAGTCTCCGACCAGGGGGCGCGCGGGCAGGGTCTCCTCCTCGGCCGCCCGGGCGATGCCCTCGGGGGAGAGCAGGCCGGAGTCGGCGAGCGTCGCCGGATGCGTCGGGATGCCCATCACGTGGCCGGCGGGCAGCGGGCGCAGGGCGCCGTCGGTCCAGATCGTGGTCGGGGAGGGGGCGGGGTCGCACAGGCTCGGGCCGAGCCCGACGGCCGTCGCCAGTTCCACGGCCTCCGACCGCAGGGCCATCAGGGAATCGGC
This region of Streptomyces sp. NBC_00513 genomic DNA includes:
- the hemG gene encoding protoporphyrinogen oxidase, which gives rise to MRSVIVIGGGISGLAAAWQLREGADVTVLEAGTRVGGKLRTGTVAGIGVDEGADSLMALRSEAVELATAVGLGPSLCDPAPSPTTIWTDGALRPLPAGHVMGIPTHPATLADSGLLSPEGIARAAEEETLPARPLVGDCSVAEYLSARFGREVVDRLVEPLLGGVYAGRADRLSLHAALPRIAALAEQGAPLLPALRRLRTAGAPRPPVVAVHGVVGGAGRFPEAVARACGARVLTGTTARSLDRIAGDRWRVRAVTDDGVLTMEADAVVLALPAFAAAELLRPHSPLAEAELAAVPYASTAVITMAFSRARANLLPEGNGFLVPPTDGHTLKAASFLSNKWSWLREASPETFVLRASIGRVGEAEPLARPDRHLIRAAVSDLHRAVGPMGEPLAARVTRWDRGLPQYGVGHRERVVRIRKAAGKLPGLALCGAAYEGVGVAACVATGRAAAKRILSGA